The DNA sequence AAGTTGTTTGGCTCCGTAAACTATTTGAGCACTAGTAGTAGTTGAGTTGCTGGAAGTCTTTAGGGCCGCTGTGCCCCGTAGTCTTTTGGCACAGACATTAGCTGAGCCACCTTCCCTTTCAATTAGTTTGTAAGCATTattgtgtacttttattatgtacctatgttcaaactctttgaataaacgtcttttattattattatccctttatttatttttcctcttacgttaggttatttataatatgaatataaaagtaaaatatataaacacttacaaaacaataaaaaatacatataaacacattataaaaaacctaacctaggatttattattattagtactcACCATCTGTATCCTGTGCAACTCATCCATCGCCTCCGGCAGCAGGGGCTTCACCGAGTTAATCTCCATCATGGTCAAATGGTCCAGCCTGCCGTAGCGCCCCCCCGCCTTCATCAGCGCGTCCATGGAGGTCCGCAGCTTGGACATGCGGATGTCCCAAATGTCTTTTATTATGGTTTTGATCTCGGCGGCTCGGGGGACGTCCTCAGGGGCTGTCCCGAGGATGAGCTTGGCTTCCACCATGTAGTGTTCATTTGGCATTTTTGTGAATAACCTGGAAGGTAAACGAAAGTTAttttactaaagtgtcattctatggaacttgctaactatgtaaacaaaagtcactagtaaattcatattttttgacaatttcactatgacggtttgtttacatagttagcaagttccatagaatgacactttacattatAACAGTACTAGGAAGCTGAGATCAGACTATAAAGTAGCTTCCTAACATTTTCAACATATTAAGAGCAGTGTTTGTACCTTAATGGAACCACAAAAAAGAGTGTCAACTggttattttctaataaatagTACATTGTAATGCATAGACGCCAAAATAGAAGCTAACACCTCCAGTGGTAATTTGAGTGAAATTTATTTCACAAACATGATTTTACGccaaaaagattaaaaaaacaGAGCTTTATATCTAAAGAATTATCAAACAAACATAATCTAATACCCACAAGACATATTCTTAGGGGTGCCATCGGTCCGGGTTTCCCCGGATTTGTCCTAGTTTGGAGGCCGTCCGGGGGGTTTTCATAAAGTGTCCGGGAAAACCAGGAGACTTTTTATGTGAGGACACGTCCAGGGAAAAAATGCAATTTACGCCAAATGTCCaggtttttttaattctttgttCGGATCAGGAGAATTTAGAGATGGCCCTACACATTctcaacaaaataaagatttttttaacaaaagtaAAACTAACTTGGAGGTTTTCTCCGCTTCTTTAATTCCTTCTAAAACTTCGATATCCATCCAGTCAGGAGGCACCATCCGGCACTTTTGCTTCTGCTTGAGCATGACAGCCAGCCACAGGGGCACGTTCATCGGCAAACCCGCCCGGAAAGGCCCAAATTCGCCGCAAATCAAGTAGATTTTGTCGTAAGTGAAATTCGGTATGATACTAACTATTCTGTTCTCGCCAATGAACTCTATTTCGTAAGGATCCATTGTTTACTCGATTTAAAGCTTTTACACTGCAATTTTatcagtaaaataagtaaataaacaattatcaaAAGCCGGAAAGCACTGAAAGCAGGTTTGATTTGACAGTTTTGAGTTTATGACAGTGAGGTTAGATGTCAAAGAAACAAGCGCGGGAAAATAAAGACGCGTTCAGTTTAGTGTAGACTGGTGCGATTGTCAACTAAAATAATtctgtatttttatattaaataaattttataggtAAACTTTAcacttaaaataatttacataCGGGCAGAAAAAACGTCAAGAAGTTATAAAACGAAAATTAAATAACGACGCCATCTATCAATGTCTCCGCGAACTTGTTACACGACGTGAGGCTCCTCTTTCTAAAACTCTCGCTGGAAAGGTAATCTATTCTAATAGATGTCGCTAACAACCTCATTTTACAATATTCAACAACACCATTTCTCCAAGATCAAACTTTTTCAATTGGAAAcggagaaaaaatatttaaaaactaaacaaagaCGATCATTATTTCCAGTACGTGAGAAATTAAAGTCGATTTATGACGCGATCGAAGCAAATGGCTTCGAGCAAAGTGCAAACTCCTAATTACTAGCAGTAAATTAGGGTGGACGGTTGACAATGTCTCAGACGGTTAATATTTATGGGATGACGGGGCCCGGACTTTTGCCTCCCCAACGTCTGTCATAGCATAGACTATAGTTAAGGTTTGTTGAAGGACTTTGTACCACTAGGATATTTTATGTGTAGTTGCGGAAATTCGGGGTGCTGAGTGTCGTAGTTTAAGTTATGATGGGGCAGGGTACCTGTTTTATTAACATTAATTTAAGCTGTTCTGTAGGAAATGGTTTCAATGCAAGTTTATGTTCATAACATCCCGATTCTGCTTATCAACGCGCTTTCAACTAAGATATTTAGTTTGATTAAGTTCATTAtgattacatttaaaattaagtacctatggcctatGGGTAAATAAAAAGATTTGTGCTAGGTGTTTTTCCGGAGTAGACACACATTTTATCGTAAATAAACAGGCCCGTTAATCTCTCGCCAAGAACGTGTAATAAGTGTGAGTGCGGaagatttataaaataaaagcaaaCTCGCAcggaaaataaataacaaatctgTCTGCACGAACGAAAAAACACATTGTCTCCTCAGACATCTTTCTCCTTAAATCTGCATACAAATTCGTGAGATCGCGCGCAAATTCACCCAGTCATTTAAAACCCATTCCGTTTGTGGAAAACGCCGTTTTTTGCCCATAAATATGTCTCGGTGACAGTCAGCATAGCAGGGCGACATCTGGCGGGGCGCGCGGCGATTCGTACGCTAGTCACGCCGCTCaacgatagatggcgctgtgtgTCACTCAGAGCGAATTCTTCGTTTCCACTGCATTAGGTCTGTGTAAATAAGTAACAGTTGCTTGGGGTATAAATATTGTGTGTTCTGATTAAATGTTGCTACTCTTTACGTGGATGTGTTCgttgtttatttatagttttactTCTCGCGCCTAAACTTTATGTCGTTATTCATTGATAACAGATACCTATGTCAGAGTAGCAACAACAACACACAAGATTTTAAGGGTGTTAAGTACCACACCAATCGATCGATAATCGATCAACGGCATCGATCGATAGCTAGGTAGAAACTATCTAACTAGTGTTTCATTCTACGATCAATTCCATCGATCGCCGattattgacaaaaaaaaagttaagtttAGTGTGGTAAAGAGTTGTGATCTAAAATAATACTTTCCAAGAGCCAATCTAGAACCTAAAGATCTTGCTTTTGGGTGAAACACATTTTTTAAGAAGGTCACTTCCATGTCACTTCCAGCCGTCAACTTTTATTATACATAGAGTCTAATACTCAGACTAATAGAGAAGAGTCGTTCGTCGTCGTCGAGAGAGAGTCGaagactctttccgcacagactctacgtataggtatatatcccatcccgtttttagggttccgtacccaaagggtaaaaacgggaccctattactaagactccgctgtccgtccgtccgtccgtccgtccgtctgtcaccaggctgtatctcacgaaccgtgatagctagacagttgaaattttcacagatgatgtatttctgttgccgctttaacaacaaatactaaaaacagaataaaataaagatttaagtggggctcccatacaacaaacgtgatttttgaccgaagttaaggcACGTCgcgcggggtcagtacttggatgggtgaccgtttttttgcttgttttgctctattttttgttgatggtgcggaaccctcagtgcgcgagtccgactcgcacttggccggtttttattttttatttgagtctcaagtaCCTACTGAATATCCTCTAGGTATGTAAGAGTAAGAGTGCAATAATTAAAAGTAACTTACCCCAAATCCACTATCCAACCATAAAATCTGAACGCACCCATAATAAGTAGCAGTAAGTTGCGCAAGTAAGTAATTATCCGGCTAATTGCTCCCGGTAGGCGCAAATGTGATTTAAATTACTAAGGTTTGGCGGAGATAAGTTAAGAGGTTAAGCGCGTTTGGATGCAGTTGCGCGTAACCTTTGCGGGTTCAAGTTTTATGAGAATCTTACGCCTTAAAGGATAATTCCCGTTAGAACGGTCCGGATCCAGGCTTAAGCATCCGACCCTTCCATTTCTGTCGGGTGATCGGTGATCaggtgatgctttctatagaaaataaagcgtcggacgcctcggcccgaacctggaccgttctagcgtgagacATCCTTTACACAAGTTACCGCTATTCGATgaagatatacctacctacaccagAAATAGTTAAATTTCATAATTAATGGTCACATTAATGGTCACTAAATTTGAAAACAAGCTGTAAAATAGCAAAATATATCTAATCCATTATGCAACAATAGTTAGGTGTCGTGAAAATAGTTACCTATGTTGTTTTctattattaatacctaccGACTTAGTATAAGTAccgaatttatttataatgtgcGTACGGGGTAGGTTAATATCAAGTAATATTGAAAGGTTTTTTCATGAGGGGTAAGATAAGTCGCTCGTAATGCTTTGGTATATGGACGATTTTTTGTCTTTCCCCCCCATAAAAACCTTTCAATCTTACCCCACCGCAGGCTTACATGTCatctaagtaagtaataataatagaaaatatgtataaaatacctaaaaaaaaatcgaaaaaaaaagaGATATAAAAAGcaacttattaataaaaacaattgaagCGATCCCCCGAGCCGAGGTTGGCCGCAGCTTAAGTTGAAGACGAAAGTTGCGAAGTTTTGTGCAGCGGCCGCGAAGATAACAATAATTCACTTAATTACCCTCTTAAACGTATTCACCACAATCTGTATTTGTGGCTGAAACTTTTTATATAAAGATTCTTTTCACGACTAGC is a window from the Cydia amplana chromosome 6, ilCydAmpl1.1, whole genome shotgun sequence genome containing:
- the LOC134648619 gene encoding probable DNA replication complex GINS protein PSF2; this translates as MDPYEIEFIGENRIVSIIPNFTYDKIYLICGEFGPFRAGLPMNVPLWLAVMLKQKQKCRMVPPDWMDIEVLEGIKEAEKTSKLFTKMPNEHYMVEAKLILGTAPEDVPRAAEIKTIIKDIWDIRMSKLRTSMDALMKAGGRYGRLDHLTMMEINSVKPLLPEAMDELHRIQMLTSKTIPSSSLNTSSFSQSGNSQNL